The sequence below is a genomic window from Mytilus edulis chromosome 2, xbMytEdul2.2, whole genome shotgun sequence.
aactttacgacaCAAGAGATGATTTCATTTTTCcagttgtgaactttccatttctaagtagcaacattccagcagcgggtgccacatgtggagcaggatctgcttacccttccagagcacctgagagcgcccctagattttggtggggttcgtgttgcttattctttagttttctatgttgtgccatgtgttctattgtttgtctgtttgtctttttcattttaagccaggcgttgtcagtttattattgatttatgagtttgactgtccctctggtatctttcgtacctcttttaaaagaatttttgacaatcaaaaataaatttactttcatacaatataacataaaaaaagttgtggcgtATTTTTTCATAACAATCAATTGCAATCCCTACACGAACTTTACAAAACTCGAAACAAAGGAAAGGttcaatacatttatatattcattCACCTGATATTTTTTATTCTCCGTCCTTGATTTCAAGCGGTTCAACGTTATTGTGCTGTCATGCCAAGTACTTTATTGCTTCAAATCCGATTATTAATTCAATAATCAATTTATTATTAAGACTACAGTAATGTTCATCTACATAAGAACCTAGACCATAAGCCTACATATCTGCACCAATGCGTAAATAACATTTCTCATCGACAAACTAATATTGCCTTCAATTTAATCCTCCATTAATGTgttgtttataaaattatataatatttattcctTTAAATTTGTCCTTGTAAGTTATTaacaaaacagaaatacataaaacaaaattacaagtCTATCATAATTAACATCAAACTTTATGTTAAtgtcaaaataagaagatgatcTATGATCGTGATAACACAAATATCAGCTATCGACCACCGGACTAAAGGATTaaaaacaactacaggtcactacccgaccttcagcaatgagcaaaacataCCCTACCTTTAACTTTTGTATGATTATCATTTCGATACGTCAATAACTTGTAAATTGCTTATGACATTGACAATATTGGTTAGAAGTCATTGACATTAATATTAGAGTGTAATAAAGCATGTCGTCATAGTAATAATTTTAATTAGTTTAATGTCACTGCATCAGATGTGCATTTTGAAAATGTATGTCTCTTCActgtatatttgaaaatatatgagTTACCCTTCAGAAGCTTTGGAATTCTCTCCCCTTTCTTTTATTTAGTTTGTATGTttgtatatcaaatatttttacatttctgcctataaaaactatattttttgtGTGATTAATGTTGGCAAATATTAATATAGATGTAATAGTCGTAACAATCCCAGAACCATCTTTTGTATATGAAAATCAAGTTTTCTTACGTAAACTTTGTTAAGACTTTTACCATGTACTTTCAATTTACTATTTACATAAAAGTACAAATTGTTATGACATGTTTATAAAAACCCGTTGAAATTGCAGTCATTTTGTTACACACTTATAACTATGTAGTCCGTCATTATATTCGTCAGCCATTTGTTGTCACAATGCATAATAAATTACAAATCTATCATAATTAGCATCAAGCTAGtgttagttgttagtggctttgaactagctgtcagataactgctagtactctcagatctgttcattgcgtctttttgtgtcgggatgtataagtacccggccacgtctacttgtatttttgtccatctggtgagttaagcctttttaactgatttttatagttcgtttttatgttgtactgttataccactgtcccaggttaggaggacggtttggatcccgctaacatgtttaaccccgccacattatttatgtatgtgcctgtcccaagtcaggagcctgtaattcagtggttgtcgtttgtttatatgttacatatttgtttttcgttcatttttttacataaataaggccgttagttttcttgtttgaattgttttacattgtcttatcggggcctattatagctgactatgcggtgtgggctttgctcattgttgaaggccatacggtgacctatagttgttaaaaaagagggacgaaaggtaccaaagggacagtcaaactcataaatctaaaacaaactgacaactccatggctaaaaatgaaaaagacaaacagaaaaacaatagtacacacgacacaacatagaaaactaaagaataaacaacacgaaccccaccaaaaactaggggtgatctcaggtgctccggaagggtaagcagatcctgctccacatgtggcacccgtcgtgttgcttatgtgattacaaatccggtaaatagtctaattcggtaggtcatattcatgaaagggaaggggattgtagttacatgtctatgtcattttggtcttttgtggatagttgtctcattggcaatcataccatatctcctttttatataaactttatgttaatgtcaaaataaaaagatgATCTATGATCGTGATAACACAAATATCAGCTATAGACCACCAGACTAAAGGATTaaaaacaactacaggtcactacccgaccttcagcaatgagcaaaacataCCCTACCTTTAACTTTTGTATGATCATCATTCCGATACGTCAATAACTTGTAAATTGCTTATGACATTGACTATATTGGTTAGAAGTCATTGACATAAATATTAGAGTGTAATAAAGCAAGTCGTCATAGTAATAATTTTAATGAGTTTAATGTCACAGcatcagatgtgcatttcgaaaATGTATGTCTCTTCActgtatatttgaaaatatatgagTTACCCTTCAGAAGCTTTGGAAGTCTCTCCCATCTCTTTTATTTAGTTTGTATGTTTGTATATCAAATATGTTTACATTTCTGCCtataaaaactatatttttgTGTGATAAATGTTGGCAAAAATTAGTATAGTTGTAATAGTCGTAACAATCCCAGAACCATCTTTTGCATATGAAAATCAAGTTTTCTTACGTAACTTTGTTAAGACTTTTACCATGTACTTTCAATTTACTATTTACATAAAAGTACAAATTGTTATGACATGTTTATAAAAACCCGTTGAAATTGCAGTCATTTTGTTATACACTTATAACTATGTAGTCCAACTCACCCCTTATATGTGCAATACTGATACGTCACCCTATTGATACTAATATAGTTATTTAGCTCGGTCCGTTATATTTCAAATAACGTGTTTACCATATCAAACTTAGGATATAACTCTATGTGACTGTTATCCTAGTGAattgtttagctagctatataaccaggtttaatccactattttctacatacggaaatgcctgtacaaagtcaggttTTTCCTTGGAATtcgttatttttataaattttactttttagaataaTATGTATGAGTTTGAATTGTGTTTAGTGTTTTGAAACGATCTGAAAACGATTACAATTCACATCTTTTCCGACTCTGATTCATTATCAGAATCATACCTTCATgcaattacaaatttaaaaacaatctttttatttaaaaattatgtgaagttagtttataagatatgattttattttcttgtactCTTACAATTTTTGGTCTTCGCGCAGAGATACGCTTGTTTCAGATGTAATCTGAGTAGACTTTCGGTGTTCTGCGATAAAGACTGTATGAAAACCGGGAATAAATTTTGACAGAAACTGTTTATATCCTTCTCTGAAATGTCTGTTTGTTAATCCATACAAGATACTGTTCACGGAACTGTTAAAATGTCCAACTTGCATAAACAAGATATACAGCCAACTAGGCCATTTGTCTGACCTGTCTAAAAATAATGTCAGGTCATATGGTGTCCAGCAGATAAGAAATGAAATGAATACAATAAAAAATGTTCTGGCCAATCGCACTTCATCTTTCCTACCTTTCTTGTTTCTTGTCTTGCATTTAACTGACATAGCAATATGTCGTCTACTTTGGCGAACGTACAAATATATCTTCACATAGCAAAATAAGATAAGCGAAAGTGGAATATATAAAGCTGTCACACTTAAGAATATTGTATAACTAAGTGAAATCAACCGGTCAAAAGAGCATCCAAGTGTCTTCAAGTCGAACGTATGACCACCCCATCCTGTCAAGTTAGGCAGTTCTATCAAAAAGGCTATAAACCACAAACTAGTACACATCAAAATTGTTTTTCTCTTGGTAAAGATTCTTTTATAGAGCTGAAACTTGTTGATCATTATATACCTGATAAAATAGAAATTAATTCGTAATTACACATTTAAAATTGTAtaccttttttaaaattgttaaaatagaaGGTCTGATCAAACCATAGCTGTTTGAGTTAAGCAGATAATAAAGTTGCTTTTTTAAGGGGGGGAGGTATAAAACTTGGTCAATGAGTAAACTATGTGGGTAGCTTAATGACACTATAGAACCATTGTTGAATGATTATTTGGAATAATAATAAAAGGGCCTGTTGTTCAAAAAAGAAGTACCTGTTTTAGTACTACCAAACTTCCGGGAACAATTGCACTTTTATATGCAAATAAAGGTGGGTGGGTTTGATTTTTCTGCAGAAGTCCGGATAAGgtatagttttgacatgaaatgactGTCACTTCATTGTAACTTAAGACAAAGTGGTCATTAATGTTTGCTATAGCAGAATTTAATATAGAGTCAATGGGACTAAAATTTACTGGATTTATTCTGTATGTCAAGAATAACCGTATTTGAATAGAGCTATATTTGGAAAACGCATTAATTCAAAAAAGAATAATGGAACGTAGATATTCAGCTTACACTTGCGGGGGAAGCTTTTTTTTAGGttcctttttataaaatttgatgatAAATGATGTTTGTCTGGCTTGCTACAAGGATTTAAggcttcatttttttacataaataaggccgttagttttctcgtttgaattgttttacattgtcattttgtgtcttttgtggacagttgtctcattggcaatcatatcacatcttcctttttatatttatattaaat
It includes:
- the LOC139512986 gene encoding melatonin receptor type 1B-A-like; this encodes MTGMNIIFQRIVSRERAKGLNFTIDDLNKSPLEHQHLVSVLFLTALVVSCITGLIGNTLVIGAVMISKKLRTTGNMFIVNLAIADFIVILIVEPFNYIGIINGAGPYIENVWLCHFVAIICVMACVCSMMNLAAVAVNRYIMINKFQLYKRIFTKRKTILMCTSLWFIAFLIELPNLTGWGGHTFDLKTLGCSFDRLISLSYTIFLSVTALYIPLSLILFCYVKIYLYVRQSRRHIAMSVKCKTRNKKGRKDEVRLARTFFIVFISFLICWTPYDLTLFLDRSDKWPSWLYILFMQVGHFNSSVNSILYGLTNRHFREGYKQFLSKFIPGFHTVFIAEHRKSTQITSETSVSLREDQKL